The following coding sequences lie in one Marinihelvus fidelis genomic window:
- the ribD gene encoding bifunctional diaminohydroxyphosphoribosylaminopyrimidine deaminase/5-amino-6-(5-phosphoribosylamino)uracil reductase RibD, with translation MSFSDFDRACMARAIELAERGMNTTAPNPRVGCVLARDGDIIAEGWHEQAGGPHAEVMALAALEDPQAARGAIAYVTLEPCSHHGRTPPCADALVAAGVAEVVIAATDPNPSVNGAGVERLRAAGIACRTGLLGEQAEALNPGFILRMREGRPFVRVKLAQSLDGRIALGNGASQWITGPEARADVQAWRARASAILTGIGTVAMDDPSLNVRLEGHEGQPLRVIVDSRWRTPAAARTLALPGEVLVAGCADEPVPDLLAVSPATLLPLPAAPGTAAGTAPVRVDLHALMAALAARECNEVHVEAGGQLCGALLAAGLVDELMVYIAPCLLGSDGLPSFVLAPLEDMAARPGFDWIDRQMFGDDLRIRLRPQYRDS, from the coding sequence GTGAGTTTTTCCGATTTCGACCGCGCCTGCATGGCGCGGGCCATCGAGCTGGCGGAACGGGGCATGAACACCACCGCGCCTAACCCGCGGGTGGGCTGCGTGCTGGCGCGCGACGGCGACATCATCGCCGAGGGCTGGCACGAGCAGGCCGGCGGGCCACACGCGGAAGTCATGGCGCTGGCCGCGCTGGAGGACCCGCAGGCCGCCCGTGGCGCCATCGCCTATGTCACGCTGGAGCCCTGTTCCCATCACGGCCGCACGCCGCCGTGCGCGGACGCGCTGGTGGCGGCCGGCGTGGCCGAAGTGGTGATCGCCGCCACCGACCCGAATCCGTCTGTCAACGGCGCCGGCGTGGAGCGGCTGCGCGCCGCCGGTATCGCCTGCCGCACCGGGCTACTGGGCGAGCAGGCCGAGGCGCTGAACCCCGGTTTTATCCTGCGCATGCGCGAGGGCCGGCCGTTCGTTCGGGTCAAGCTCGCGCAGAGCCTGGACGGACGCATTGCCCTGGGCAACGGCGCCAGCCAGTGGATTACCGGCCCGGAAGCCCGCGCCGACGTGCAGGCCTGGCGCGCGCGCGCCTCGGCCATCCTGACCGGCATCGGCACGGTGGCGATGGACGATCCGTCGCTGAACGTGCGCCTGGAGGGCCATGAAGGGCAGCCGCTGCGAGTGATTGTCGACAGCCGCTGGCGCACCCCGGCCGCGGCGCGGACGCTGGCGCTGCCGGGCGAGGTGCTGGTGGCCGGTTGCGCGGACGAACCGGTTCCGGATCTTTTGGCCGTGTCGCCGGCCACGCTGTTGCCGCTGCCGGCCGCGCCGGGTACAGCCGCGGGCACGGCGCCGGTACGCGTGGACCTGCACGCGTTGATGGCGGCCCTGGCGGCGCGCGAATGCAACGAGGTACACGTGGAAGCAGGCGGCCAGCTGTGCGGTGCGCTGCTGGCGGCCGGGCTGGTGGACGAGTTGATGGTCTATATCGCGCCCTGCCTGCTGGGGTCGGATGGCCTGCCATCGTTCGTGCTGGCTCCGCTGGAGGACATGGCCGCGCGGCCCGGCTTCGATTGGATTGACCGGCAGATGTTTGGCGATGACTTGAGAATCCGGCTGCGGCCGCAATATCGGGACAGCTGA
- the nrdR gene encoding transcriptional regulator NrdR yields the protein MWCPLCNHDETRVVDSRLTRDGMQIRRRRECMKCNNRFNTFEAPELKAPRIIKSDGGREVFSEEKLRKGMLRALEKRPVETREVERAIRRLLREISGAEEAEIPSTLIGEWVMRELRSLDQVAYVRFASVYRRFEDLQAFRELIETLEREGASALDTRQFSLLDAPTPGKRRDG from the coding sequence ATGTGGTGCCCGCTCTGTAACCATGACGAAACCCGGGTGGTGGATTCCCGCCTGACCCGGGATGGTATGCAGATCCGGCGTCGCCGCGAGTGCATGAAGTGCAATAACCGCTTCAACACCTTCGAGGCGCCGGAGCTGAAGGCGCCCCGTATCATCAAGTCCGATGGCGGCCGCGAGGTCTTTTCCGAGGAAAAACTCCGCAAGGGCATGCTGCGGGCGCTGGAAAAGCGCCCCGTGGAAACACGCGAGGTTGAACGCGCCATCCGCCGGCTGCTGCGTGAAATCAGCGGCGCCGAGGAGGCCGAGATCCCGTCCACGCTGATCGGCGAGTGGGTCATGCGCGAGCTGCGCAGCCTGGACCAGGTGGCCTACGTGCGTTTTGCCTCCGTGTACCGCCGCTTCGAGGACCTGCAGGCCTTCCGCGAGCTGATCGAGACCCTGGAGCGCGAAGGCGCGTCGGCGCTGGATACGCGGCAGTTCTCGCTATTGGACGCGCCCACGCCAGGCAAACGGCGCGACGGGTGA
- the glyA gene encoding serine hydroxymethyltransferase, with protein MFDSRSTIAGYDPELAAAIADEARRQEDHIELIASENYASPLVLEAQGSVLTNKYAEGYPGRRYYGGCEYVDVAESLAQERVKQLFGADYANVQPHSGSQANAAVYMALLQPGDTILGMSLEHGGHLTHGAKVNFSGRIFNAVQYGVDEETALIDYDEIQRLADEHQPKMLIGGFSAYSREIDWARMREIADSVGAWFVVDMAHVAGLVAAGIYPNPVPHAHVVMSTTHKTLRGPRGGIILAQENEDVTKRLNSLVFPGTQGGPLMHVIAAKAVAFKEALDPSFADYQRLVVDNARAMADTLVQRGYKVVSGGTDNHLFLVDLIGRDYTGKDAEESLGRANITVNKNTVPGEPRSPFVTSGLRLGTPAVTTRGFGVEECTELAVTICDLLDNVGDEAAEARSRAVATALCERHPVYGKA; from the coding sequence ATGTTTGACAGCCGCTCCACCATTGCCGGTTACGACCCGGAACTGGCCGCCGCCATCGCCGACGAAGCCCGTCGCCAGGAAGACCACATCGAGCTGATCGCCTCGGAAAACTATGCCAGCCCGCTGGTGCTCGAGGCCCAGGGCTCGGTGCTGACCAACAAGTACGCCGAGGGCTACCCCGGGCGTCGTTACTACGGCGGTTGCGAGTACGTCGACGTGGCGGAAAGCCTGGCGCAGGAGCGCGTCAAGCAGCTGTTTGGTGCGGACTATGCGAACGTGCAGCCGCATTCGGGCTCGCAGGCCAATGCGGCGGTGTACATGGCGCTGCTGCAGCCGGGTGACACCATCCTGGGCATGAGCCTGGAACATGGCGGCCACCTGACCCATGGCGCCAAGGTGAACTTCTCCGGGCGCATCTTCAATGCCGTGCAGTACGGCGTTGACGAAGAGACCGCGCTGATCGACTACGACGAAATCCAGCGCCTGGCCGACGAACACCAGCCGAAGATGCTGATCGGTGGTTTCTCCGCCTACTCGCGCGAGATCGACTGGGCGCGCATGCGCGAAATCGCCGATTCCGTCGGCGCCTGGTTCGTGGTCGACATGGCCCACGTAGCCGGCCTGGTGGCCGCCGGCATCTACCCGAACCCGGTGCCGCACGCGCACGTGGTGATGTCGACCACGCACAAGACGCTGCGTGGCCCCCGCGGTGGCATCATCCTGGCGCAGGAAAACGAGGACGTGACCAAGCGCCTGAACTCGCTGGTCTTCCCGGGCACCCAGGGTGGCCCGCTGATGCACGTGATCGCCGCCAAGGCGGTGGCCTTCAAAGAGGCCCTGGATCCGTCGTTCGCCGATTACCAGCGCCTGGTGGTGGACAACGCCCGCGCCATGGCCGATACGCTGGTGCAGCGCGGTTACAAGGTGGTTTCCGGCGGTACCGACAACCACCTGTTCCTGGTTGACCTGATCGGCCGCGACTACACCGGCAAGGACGCGGAGGAATCACTGGGCCGCGCCAACATCACCGTCAACAAGAACACCGTGCCGGGCGAGCCGCGTTCGCCGTTCGTCACCAGTGGCCTGCGCCTGGGTACCCCGGCGGTGACCACGCGTGGCTTCGGCGTCGAGGAATGCACCGAGCTGGCCGTGACCATCTGTGACCTGCTCGACAACGTCGGCGACGAGGCCGCCGAGGCGCGCTCGCGCGCCGTGGCCACGGCGCTGTGCGAGCGTCACCCGGTATACGGCAAGGCCTGA
- a CDS encoding Rossmann-fold NAD(P)-binding domain-containing protein, translating to MAAPLAGRTIAVLGASGQVGRFALPMLLARGARVIAISRQGAPQGYPAFEGLDWVRPDPPVQADGLLSTGPLTLAQEWLGRSGTTAGVAALSTTSLHTKATSGSTAEQHLLSRIAAAEAALAEAAAREHFPLCLLRPTLVYGAGMDGNLTRLAAFIRRFGFLPLSSQATGLRQPVHAADLALGLVSGLAADMAWTGPLVGGSTLPFNEMAGRLFDALGRPRRLLRLPPGLLATVVSMAGQGAHAGMIHRQSRDFVFDDHDTRERLGITPRPFEPTAADFRPPDTATLQALAALHG from the coding sequence ATGGCTGCGCCGCTAGCGGGGCGCACCATCGCCGTGCTGGGCGCCAGCGGCCAGGTGGGCCGCTTCGCGCTGCCGATGTTGCTGGCGCGCGGCGCCCGCGTCATCGCCATCAGCCGCCAGGGTGCGCCGCAGGGCTACCCCGCATTCGAAGGCCTCGACTGGGTCCGTCCGGACCCGCCGGTCCAGGCCGATGGGCTGCTGTCCACGGGGCCACTGACGCTGGCGCAGGAATGGCTGGGGCGAAGCGGTACCACTGCCGGCGTGGCCGCGCTGTCGACCACCAGCCTGCACACGAAGGCGACGTCTGGCAGCACAGCCGAGCAACACCTGTTGTCACGCATTGCCGCCGCCGAAGCGGCATTGGCCGAGGCCGCCGCGCGCGAGCACTTCCCGCTCTGCCTGCTGCGCCCGACCCTGGTCTACGGCGCCGGCATGGACGGGAACCTGACCCGCCTGGCCGCGTTTATCCGCCGCTTCGGCTTCCTGCCGCTATCCAGCCAGGCCACCGGTCTGCGCCAGCCCGTGCATGCCGCGGACCTGGCGCTGGGACTGGTCAGCGGTTTGGCGGCGGACATGGCCTGGACCGGGCCGCTGGTGGGCGGCAGCACGCTGCCGTTCAACGAGATGGCCGGCCGCCTGTTCGACGCCCTGGGCCGGCCGCGGCGCCTGCTACGGCTGCCGCCCGGCCTGCTGGCCACGGTCGTGTCGATGGCCGGGCAGGGCGCCCATGCCGGCATGATCCACCGCCAGTCGCGGGACTTCGTTTTCGATGATCATGACACGCGCGAGCGGCTGGGCATCACGCCGCGGCCGTTCGAGCCCACGGCGGCCGATTTCAGGCCACCCGATACGGCCACGCTGCAAGCGCTGGCGGCGCTGCACGGGTAA
- a CDS encoding glycosyltransferase family 2 protein, giving the protein MSTVAIVVNFNAGATLARCIESLLAEGVTRIRVVDNASTDGSADAAAALAARHDAVELLRNDTNVGYASAVNAAAAGIGNGHLLIINPDCYLCPGALAQLAAALDVDEHAVLAAPMVRDQDGEPEKAAFRPLPDAWRSFTHFTGLARLAGDDGALAGIRLDPAAWPSEVAVAEAVSGACMLVDAAAFARLGGFDTGYPFHCEDYDLMYRIHAAGEHCLFVPAAGAVHVQGVSSASRPLWVHRQKHRGMQRYYRKFQAAGHALPVRWFVQAGIWGHWALTWPRAWLRR; this is encoded by the coding sequence GTGAGCACGGTCGCCATCGTCGTCAATTTCAACGCCGGCGCCACGCTGGCCCGCTGCATCGAATCCCTGCTGGCTGAAGGCGTGACCCGCATCCGCGTGGTCGACAACGCCTCCACCGATGGCAGCGCCGACGCCGCGGCCGCGCTGGCCGCCCGCCATGACGCCGTCGAGCTGCTACGCAACGACACCAATGTCGGCTACGCCAGCGCCGTGAACGCGGCGGCCGCGGGCATTGGTAATGGCCACCTTCTGATTATCAATCCCGACTGCTACCTGTGCCCGGGGGCGCTGGCCCAGCTGGCCGCGGCTTTGGATGTCGATGAACACGCCGTGCTGGCCGCGCCCATGGTCCGTGACCAGGATGGCGAGCCCGAGAAAGCCGCGTTCAGGCCGCTGCCGGATGCCTGGCGCTCATTCACGCATTTCACCGGGCTGGCACGCCTGGCCGGAGACGACGGGGCGCTGGCCGGTATCCGGCTGGATCCCGCGGCCTGGCCAAGCGAGGTGGCCGTGGCCGAAGCGGTTTCCGGTGCCTGCATGCTGGTCGACGCGGCCGCGTTCGCCCGCCTGGGTGGCTTCGATACCGGCTACCCGTTCCACTGCGAGGACTACGACCTGATGTACCGCATCCACGCGGCCGGCGAACACTGCCTGTTCGTGCCGGCGGCCGGGGCGGTGCATGTGCAGGGGGTCTCCAGCGCGTCCAGGCCGCTGTGGGTGCACCGGCAGAAGCACCGCGGCATGCAGCGCTACTACCGCAAGTTCCAGGCCGCGGGGCACGCGCTGCCGGTGCGCTGGTTCGTACAGGCCGGCATCTGGGGCCACTGGGCGCTGACCTGGCCACGGGCATGGCTGCGCCGCTAG